A genomic region of Branchiostoma lanceolatum isolate klBraLanc5 chromosome 4, klBraLanc5.hap2, whole genome shotgun sequence contains the following coding sequences:
- the LOC136433200 gene encoding uncharacterized protein → MLGLVCVLGLLSLVAGADYPAGIRYSVYHVVDIVNSNSRLQNLYVLEQVIRSAESPQPPVTYQKFDIRLGLSECRNDPEVTAAEAEDKCVVSDSRRNLMCSAELVQHYAGRPLPPTEESSGNVIEDDQTVEREVNFIRCREDLGTSPITG, encoded by the exons ATGCTGGGCCTGGTGTGTGTTCTTGGACTGCTCTCCCTGGTGGCAGGGGCGGACTACCCCGCCGGGATCAGGTACTCCGTCTACCACGTGGTGGACATTGTTAACAGCAACAGCAGGCTGCAGAATCTCTATGTGTTGGAGCAGGTCATCCGCTCAGCTGAA TCTCCCCAACCTCCCGTTACCTACCAGAAGTTTGACATCAGGCTGGGCCTGTCCGAGTGCCGTAACGACCCGGAGGTGACCGCGGCGGAGGCCGAGGATAAATGCGTTGTGAGCGACAGCCGCAGG AACCTGATGTGCTCCGCTGAGCTTGTCCAACACTACGCCGGGAGACCCCTGCCGCCCACAGAAGAAAGCTCCGGGAATGTCATCGAGGACGACCAGACCGTCGAGCGGGAAGTCAACTTCATCCGCTGCCGCGAAGACCTAGGCACCAGCCCGATCACAGGATGA